CATCAATATGGTCAAACAGCTTTTTGAGTCTGAAAATATCACTCTTGAGTACATCCAGATAATAATAGTTTTTTGTTCCTTCTTGATCATAACCAATCAAATTGGCTTCTTTTAATATTTTTAAGTGATGAGAGACGGCCGGACGTGATAAATTAGTCCTTTGTGTCAGCTCGCCAACTCTGATTCCCTTTTCGCTTATACTTTCACCTTCAATCAAAGCAATAATGATAGATTGACGGGTCTCATCTCCAATGGCTGCTAGAGCTTTGCTACACTCACCAAATTCCTCAGCCAGATTTTTCAAACGTTTTTGTCTGTCCATAGGCAGCCCCTTTGGTTTAATGGTTTAATCTTATGAACTATTGTACATGATTTTTTATGAATTAATTCTTCGGTAAAGAAATTCGAGACCATTGAATTGGATAAATAAAAAACCACCGATCTAGTTCAATTAAGATCAATGGTTTCTATTTATTTTGTAGAGTTCAATCAATGAAATGCTCGTTATTGGTACAGATAGCTTAGCATGGTGTAGCCGTAAATATTTTGGGGCAGCTTTTTAGAACTAAAAACAATGGTTCCCTGTAAAACGGTTAAGAAATAGTGCGCATGATACTCTGGTACGCCAGGAAGAAATTCTCCATTCTCCATCCCTTCCTTAAAAATCTTCGATAAGAATGCTAACACCTCATCGTAGTCCCTATTTAATGCTTCTTTAAGCTCAAGGTTGACTGCATCAGAATTTATAATTTGCTCCACAAAGAAATAATGAAACCCCGCCTCATTCCATTTCCGTTTATCAAAATCTCGCACAATGCCTTCAAGGAGCTCTTTTGGGCTTTTAGTCTGATATAGTTCTTCGAGTTGTTCTTTAAAGCTAATCAAGTTCAGATGTATGAGCGAAGCGTAAATTTCTTCTTTTGATTTAAAATAGTTATATATAAGCCCATGGCTCATGCCAGCTTTTTTAGCAATATCTGATATCTTCGTGGCTTCTAAACCTTTTTGAGCGAATAGTTCAACGGCATGTTTTAATATATCGTTAGTTCTTTCCTTACGTAATTCTTGATCCCTATTTATATTTCGAGGCATATTCTCACTCCAACCCGTTGTGACTTTACTTATCAAATTGTGTTTTTATAAGAATACGATAATCAATACAGATTAAAAATAGGGCTTACTCAATAGTAGATTTTTAAATAAAATCTCCCCTATCCAAAACTCCATAATAGAAGACAATAAATCCCTAAATGATCACATTTAATGGAAGTTCATTTAAAGATATACTTTAATGTAAGCGTTAACATAACACTTCTGGAGGTGGCCCGTATTCGTGTATGCCCGTATCATCACGCTAATGAATAATCTAAGACTAAGAACGAAGTTGTTTCTGTCATTTGGCTCTGTTGTTCTTCTTCCAGTCTTAATTGTAGGGCTTTTCCTCACGAATGAACTTCGGAATATGGCAATGGCTAATGCACTGGAGCAGATTACCGCCAATGTGGATCGGGTGAAGAAACGGACTGGCGAAATGCTCAACATCCCACTTGATATTGCCTATCGTCTATCAAATGACAGTCGTCTGGAAGAGGTAGCCAACCATCGTTATGAATCTGTCTATGATGTTGTGGAAGCTTACTGGAACTATCCTGATTTCCGTGATTTTGTCCGATTGTACAACGAAGTATCCAGTATCCGCTTGTATATCGACAACCCAACGGTTCTTGACAACTGGGAGTTTCTACAGGTGGATGAGAATGTTAAGCAGGAGCAGTGGTACCAAACCGCGCTCGCCCAAAGGGGATTGGTACGTTGGAATTATATTCGAGACAATCGTGATGGACGATATTATTTGAGTCTAATCCGAAAGGTTAATTTTTATAAGGAGAGAACTACAGGTGTACTAGTTGTGAATGTGAATACGAATAAACTTAATGCTATCCTCAAGCAGGAATCCTTTGAAACCCTTATTATGGATGAGAATGACAATATCGTTGCCTCAAATCGCGTAGATACACAAAATAAATCACTAACGAACATTGACCTAACAACCTTATCCGCTAGTGGGCTAGGTCCCCACGATGTAACTATTGACGGTAAACCCTTCAAAATGATGATCGATCATTGGCAACCAGGAGGAAGCTTGAACAGCCTGCGCATCATTTCCATTTTTTCTGTAGAAAGTATCGTCGATGAGCCCAACCGTATTATTTTTCTAGCTTCCATTGTAATCCTTTCGGCATTGATTATGGCTATTCTCCTAATTTACTATGTCTCGCGTCTACTTACCGGAAGGATGCTGTATCTGAGCAAGCATATCTCTAAGGTCGCTTCAGGAAATTTAGGGGCCACGCTTGTTATCGACGGTAAGGATGAAATCGGTCAGCTCGCCAGACAATTTAATAATATGGTACGGAACATTAACCATTTAATGAGCGAGGTCCAGGAATCCAATCGGCAGAAAAATGAGACCCAGCTTAAACAGAATGAGATCAAATTCAAGATGATGGCCAGCCAGATCAATCCCCACTTCCTCTTCAATGCCCTAGAATCAATCCGCATGAAAGCCCTTGTTAGAGGCCAAGCAGATATTTCTCAAGTCGTTCGACTATTGGGAAAAATGATGCGTAAAAACCTTGAGGTCGGCAATGGGATGATCAGTCTGCAAAGTGAGCTTGAAACCGTAAACTGCTACCTGGTCATCCAAAAATTCCGCTATGATGACAGACTCACTTATGAGCTTCATGTGGATCCAAAGGCGAACCTTTTTCAAATTCCTCCATTGATTATTCAGCCTTTAGTAGAGAATTGTGTCATCCACGGATTGGAGAATCGAATTGAAGGCGGTATGGTCCGTGTAGAAATCCGCTTAGAAGACAGTTATCTAAAGGTTCAGGTATCTGACAATGGGGCGGGTATTTCAAAAGCGCGGATACAAGAAATTAGAAAGATGCTAGAGAACAATGATGACTATGAAACTAATAATATTGGGATGCGCAATATTCATTTGCGGCTGCAGCTGACCTACGGCCCGCAATGTGGGCTGACCTTAACAAGTCAAATCGGATTTGGTACGCAAATCAGCTTTGCGATTCCATTAAGGAGTGATTCTTATGTATAGCGTGTTGATTGTAGATGATGAGCTGGCGATCCGCGAAGGACTTGTTGCTCTGCTAGACTGGGAGAGTCTTGGATATCAAGTCATTGATTCCGCGGCGAATGCCATAGAGGCTAAGCATAAATTTGAACTTTACTCCCCTGATTTAATGATAGTAGATATCCGCATGCCTGGTAGAGATGGTCTAGAGCTTGTTGAAGAACTGAGAAAGCTGGATCCGGAAATGCACATCATTATCCTTAGTGGTTATGCGGATTTTAGCTATGCCAAGCGAGCACTATCTTTTGGCATTGATAACTATTTGCTCAAGCCGGTGGATGAAGATGAATTGCAGCTATACTTGGCAAATCTGTCTATTGAGCTTGACGCGCGTATTGCCGATCGTAAGAATCATACCGCAGTCAAGGTTTGGAGCCGGGAGATGCTGGTTCAATCCTTGTTAATGGATCGAAGCGCCCAGACTACGCCAATAATGGAGACAACCGTTCTTGAAGCAGGACTTCTTTGGGATTCCTATCAGGTGGTCCTAATTAGGCTGTTGCTTCAGGACAATTCAGACCACGGCCCTTCAACAGTCGTAAAGGCGAGACTAGCGAAAAGCTTTGAAGAACATGATTGGGGCGTAGTATTCTTGCTAGATTCTTATTTAGGCGTTCTGCTGCAGCCCTCATTTCAAAAAGAGCTTGTACATAAATTAATGGTTCAGAATATACAGGAAGTGGTATTTGACCATGAACTTGAATGTATCATCACCGCAGGTAATATGGTGAACACACTGGAAGATATCCCTGTCTCCCACCAATCTGCGCTGGCAAGGATGAAGGAGCATTTCTTCTATGACGAACCGGGGATGATTGGACCTGATTCCATGAAAATAAAAAAAGAGCTGTCAGTTAGTCCTGAGGAAATAGAAAACCGGCTGGGGTCCGTTGTGGAACGATTGTTTTTTTCTATGGATACCGGCAGCAGCGCGTTACTATTCTCACTGATTCAAGAAGCTGGAGAACTAATGATTACCGCCAATTATTCCGAGATGGCCGTGAAATCGCGTTATGTGCGTATCGTCACTTTTCTACTCAATAAACTCTCTCTCCAATATAAGGAGCTGAGTCCTCTGCACAGCAGCATGGATGAGCAGATCGAACAAATTTATAAACATATTTCTCTACCTCAATTACAGCGCTATACCTCCACTCTTCTGGAGTATTATGAAAAAGGTATTACCCATGACGATATGGAGGTTTTCCTAAAGCGGATGTTGGACCTTATCCATCGACACTATAATAAGAATCTTAAGCTCGACACACTAGCGGATGTATTTAGCTACAGTAGTGCTTATCTAGGGAAGCTTTTTAAGAACAGCACAGGGTATTCCTTCAACAGCTACCTGGATAAAGTCCGCATGGAAAAGGCCAAGGAGCTGCTAACTCAAGGCTACAAAATCCATCTAGTCGCAAACGAAGTTGGCTTCAGCGATGTAGATTATTTCCGTGAAAAATTCAAGAAGCTTGAAGGCATCTCTCCCTCCGACTATCGTAGAAAGAACTTGGAATAAGTTTAGGCTTTTTCAGTAAGCGCTTACGAAAATAACGAATTCCCCCCTGTTTTTTATATGAAATATTCGGGTGTTTCCTTCGCTTTCTGTGGATTATGATTATGGCATATCGAAGGAGGGACATAGATGAAAGCGATTACCTCAAAACCTCAACCGGAGACGAAGAAGCCCGCCTCACGTTTTTGGCCAACTTTCTTGCAGCAGAAATACCTTTATATGATGGCCTTCCCGTTTGTGCTCTGGGCATTTGTATTCAATTACTTACCTTTGTGGGGATGGACGATGGCCTTTCAGAAATACAAGCCTGGTAAATCCTTTTTCGAGCAGAAATGGGTCGGCTTGCAGTACTTCAGGGAGCTGTTCCAGGATGATCAATTCTTCAATGCTCTTCGCAATACGCTCGCTATGAGTATCATGGGCCTGTTGGCCGGATTCATCATTCCCATCATATTTGCCATCCTTGTGAATGAGCTGAGGCTGCAGTTTCTGAAACGATTTGTGCAGACCGTCTCTTATCTCCCCCACTTCGTATCTTGGGTGGTTGCTGCCGGGATTATCACCAAGATGCTCTCTACCGATAACGGTGCAGTGAACGACCTACTATTAAGTCTCCATATAATCAGTGAACCCATTCAATTCATGGCCAAAGGTCATTTATTCTGGGGAATCGTCACGGCCTCGGATGTTTGGAAGGAAACGGGCTGGAACACAATCATTTATCTTGCAGCCATTTCAGGTATAGGTCCAGAGCTTTATGAAGCGGCAAGGGTAGATGGTGCAAGTCGCCTGCAGCAAGTGAGGAACATTACACTACCAGGCATTCGGACAACGATAATTATTCTGCTTATCATTTCCATCGGGCATTTAATTAGTATTGGGTTCGAGAAGCAGTTCTTGCTCGGTAACAATCTGGTACGCGACTATTCGCAGACGCTGGATCTGTACGCGTTGAATTATGGTCTCGGCATGGGTCGGTTTTCCTTCGGTACAGCCATTAATATTTTCAATTCTGTGGTGAGTGTGATTCTTCTGTTTGTCGCCAATGGGATTTTCAAAAAAATAACTAAGGAAAGCATCATATAGGAGGCCCTTATGCTAAGTAAAAGACTGGCCGCCGTGTCATGGTCGGACCGCATCTTCGATCTGGTAGTCTATATAGCGATTACAGTAGTGACTATAGCTACGCTATATCCTTTTCTGAACGTGTTGGCGATTTCCTTTAACGACTCCACAGACAGCATTAAGGGCGGTATTACGATATATCCACGCGTGTTCACCTTTAAGAACTATGAGACGATCTTTGCCTATTCTGGACTGATGACCGGACTAAAAATCTCGATCTTGCGAACGGTAACTGGCACGATTCTTGGATTGGTCAGTGCCTCTATGTTAGCTTTCACTCTGAGTCGGATAGACTTCCAAGCCCGAAAGTTCGTATCTACTTTTCTAGCGCTTACGATGTATGTCTCAGGTGGACTCATCCCTGTTTACATCCTGATCAAAGATCTTAATATGATAGGAACCTTTGGCGTGTATGTTCTCCCGGGTCTCGTCAGCGCATTTAATGTATTTGTTATACGTTCCTTTATCGATGGCTTACCCTATGCGCTACAGGAATCCGCTAAGCTAGACGGTGCAAATGATTTCACAATTTATTGGCGTGTCATTCTTCCACTGACCAAACCAGCGTTGGCAACCATCGCTCTCTTCCTCGCCGTTGGACAATGGAATTCATGGTTTGATACTTATCTCTACAACGGTTCCAAGGATGCGTTGACTACCCTGCAGTTTGAGCTAATGAAGGTTATCCAAAGCACGACAACTAATGCGGACAATTTCCGTGGCCGCAATATGACTGAGGTTATGGCGCAAATCTCTCCGGAATCAGTCAAAATGGCGATTACTATCGTCGTCACAGTCCCTATTCTGGTGGTCTATCCGTTTTTGCAGCGTTATTTTGTCAAAGGTATGACTTTGGGTTCGGTAAAGAGCTAGTATGCTACTGGTATCAGCAGGTTCTGACCTGTGTATACAATATCTTCTTGACCAGAAAAAAGGAGGGTTTCTATTCATGACAAGAAAGACAGCAAAACCACATGTGATGTTGATGGTCTTGACCTTACTGATTAGTGTGCTGGCAGGCTGCAGCGGATCAAGCAATACAAATAAAACAGCTGATAACAACGAAGGAAATAAACAAACTAGTGAAGTTAGTGCCACCGCAGCGGCTACTGCTGAAGCTACTACACAACCCGAAGATTTAAGTCCGCTGACACTCTCCTTCTTCGCGGAAGACCCAAATCCAAACTGGAACAATATGAAGGATGACATCAGTAAAGTAATTACGGAGAAAACAGGCGTCACACTCGATGCGGAATTTGCTGTAGGTGATCCACAACAAAAAATTGCCCTGATTGCCGCCGGTGGTGATTATCCGGATATGATCTCTGCCAAAGCTGATATCGGTAAACTAGTAGACGCTGGAGCAGTCATCGACTTAACAGAATTAATCGACAAATATGCCCCTAACATCAAACGTGTGCTCGGCGACAACCTTGCTCGGGCTAAATACACGAATGAAGACCAATCGATCTATGCCATTCCTACCTGGGCGGCGGTAGATGAGAAGAAATTCGTAGCCGGAGGTGGTTTTGAGCTCCAGCATCGTGTCTTGAAGGAAGCAGGATATCCTGAAATCAGAACAGTCACTGATTATGAGAATGTAATTAAAGCTTATCTAGAGAAACATCCTACCGATGAGAACGGCAACAAGAACATCGGAGTCTCCCTGAACGCGGATGATTGGCATATGTACATTTCCGTCACTAACCCTGCTGTTGCTACGACAGGTGGTTCGGATGACGGAGAATATTATATTGATCAAGAGACACATGAGGCGATTTACCACTTCCGACGCCCGGAAGAGAAAGAGTATTTCCGTTGGCTGAATCATATGAATGACATCGGATTGCTCGACAAAGAAAGCTTCGTGCAAAAATATGACCAATACAAAGCTAAAGTAGCCACCGGACGTGTGCTGGGCCTAATTGACCAGGATTGGGACTACAATGATGCTCAGCAGGCATTGAAGACGGCAGGGAAATTCGATCAGACCTATGGTCACTATCCAGTAACCTTGACGAAAGAATACAAGGAAACCAGCTTCTGGCCTACCGGCTTCATGGGCGGTTATGGCATCTCGATCTCCACTACGAATCCAGATCCAGTTCGCACAATCAAGTTCTTGGATTTCCTAGCTTCTGACGAAGGTCAAATCTTAAACAACTGGGGGATTGAAGGCAAACACTATGTGGTTGAGGACGGAAAAAGAGTCGTTCCAGCAGATGTGCAAGATCGCATAAACAATGACAATACAGCTTTCACTAAGGAAACCGGAATCGGCTTTTACTGGAATATGATGGTTCACTATGGAGACGGCGCTAAGGACGCAAGCGGCAATTATTACACTAAAAACTTCCCTGAACAACTTGTGCTTGGCTATAGCGATGTCGAAAAAGAGACTTTAGCAGCCTACAATGCAACCACATGGAAGGACCTTTTCCCTAAAGAAGAAGAATTCGCTGAAAAGGCTTACGGAGCGGCATGGAATATCGCGCTTCCTGGCGAAGATGAAGTCTCCATTCTGGGCAACAAAATGCGAGATATTACATGGAAACGTATTCCGGAAGCTATCCTCGCGAAACCAGCGGATTTCGATAAAGTCTGGGATGACTACATGGCAGCCTTAGAGAAAGCCGGAGTAGAAAAAATGGAAAAAGGGTACACCAAATATGTGCAAGATCGTGTTGCCTTATGGAGTACTAAATAAAAACACACTGAGCCGTGCGGACCTCCGCATGGCTCAGTGTGTTCGTAACGACAGCTCAACTAATCGATTATCCTGACACTCCATCTCCTTCTCACTATATAAGGAAGAATAAATTTCCTACAAGAATGACATTATAAGGTAGAGGTACGGTCCGGTTTATTTAGGAGGCTGAGTTAAATCAAAACAAATATTTCGTTTATTCAATCCATCATGATTATTATGCTGAGCACAGGCCTTCTAAATCATGTCATTATCATTCCAATCCTATTGGATGCGGCAAAACGAGATGCCTGGATTTCAGTGCTGGTTGCTGGTGCATGTGCGCTAGTTTGGATATTTATCCTGCATATTAGTAGTACCAAAATCAATAAGCAGCATCTTTTCGAATGGCTGTCAAAAGCTTATCATCCCATCGTTGGTCGTATTCTTGCGGTAGCCGCTTGTACATATTTATTTGTCATATGCATGCTTACAACTAGGGACACCATTTACTGGGTGCATCTTACCTTCTCTCCAGAGACGCCTATACTGATACTTACTTTCATACTGCTATTGATTTCTGCAATAAATGCTTATTTAGGTATTCACTCCCTTGCGAATACCGCTGGTATTCTGCTCCCTTTTGTCATTATATTGGGCTTTTTTATAATGTTCTCTAACACACCGCATAAGGATTATTCCTTATTAAAACCGATCCTAGAGCATGGCATGCAGCCAGTTTGGAACGGGTCTATGTACGTAGGAGCAGGTTTTATTGAGGTGATCATGCTTTTCTTTTTGCAACATCACATTAAATCTCGATTGTCATATCTATCGTTTATGTTGATGGTCCTACTTATCTTAGGACTGACCATGGGGCCTCTTATTGGTGCAATTGTTGAATTTGGTCCAGATCAGGCAGATAAACTCAGATTTCCAGCGTATGAAGAATGGAGATTACTGACTATCGGTGGATACATTGAGCATCTAGACTTTTTTAGCGTTTATCAATGGTTCAGTGGTGCTTTTCTGAGAATTTCCCTGGCCATGTTTCTGATTCTTGATATATTTCAAATTCAAAGCAGAAAAGTGAAAATATTGGTACTAGGAAGCATATCAACAGCTACAGTAGTGTTCACAACCATTCCTATTAGCGATGAAATTTTTCTGAAAATGTTAACTTCCTATGTACTTCCCTTTTCTTTATGGGGGGTGTTGGTGTTTTCTGTGATTATTGCGGGGCTGATCCGCTTGGCTCAACGAAAGGGGAAAGTAACATCATGAAGGAGTATGAGCAAAAGGACTCTGAATCGTTCGAGGATGTATTCACACGATTATTCGGTTCAAGCTCAGACATTAAGCGAATGACACTCTCTTTGTCACACTCGGACTATGCTGTACAACTGGTTTATTGCCAGGGTTTATGTGATGAAATCAAGGTAGAACAATCCATCATCCCCGAATTAAAAAACATCCCGGAACCTATCCTCTTATCGCATGAAATGGATCTTGAGCAAAAGGTTTCGTTTTATATGATTCCCCTTCCATCAAGTGAAATTGAAAGATCGATGATAGACACAGTACTAAATGGCAATCTTCTCCTTCTATTTACGCCTTCGAATGATTTCTACTCTGTAAAATTGGCTAATCCACCTAAACGGGAGCCGGAGGAACCAAATACAGAAGTGTCTACAAGGGGGCCTAAGGATGGGTTTACGGAAGAATCATTCACCAACATTGCTCTTATTCGAAAAAGACTAAAGACCGAATTATTGGCAGTTGAAGAATTTACGATTGGAACCCAAACCGCGACTGAAGTTCATCTTTTATATCTCAGGGATACAATTAAGCCTCATGTTCTGAATGAGATCAAGACAAGACTGACCGATATTCAAATTAAGGGACTAGTGAGCAGTACCCAGCTTGAAGAAAGTCTGACCGGATTTTCGTTATTTCCATTATTCTCATATACGGGCAGACCGGACTATGCAGCGAATTCACTGCTTCATGGCAAATTTGTATTATTGACGAATGGTTCACCTACGGTGATTATGGCGCCAGTGAGCTTTAGCTTTTTGTTAAATACGTCGGAAGATGCGCATATGGTAAATGTTTTTGTTGCTTTTACTAGGTTATTAAGAATGTTAGGAGTAATGCTTTCTCTGTTTTTACCGGGATTTTGGATCGCGCTCACTACGTTTCATCAGGATCAAATCCCCTTTACATTGCTTGCTACGCTAGTAAATTCGAGACAAGGAGTCCCTCTTCCGGCTCCACTAGAAGCGCTCGTGATGCTCATTTTATTTGAGATTTTTCGGGAAGCAGGTATGAGATTACCTACCGCTTACGGCCAAACTTTGTCTGTTGTAGGAGGTTTAATAATCGGTCAAGCGGCCATTAGTGCTGGCATTGCAGGTCCAGGGACTATTGTCGTTATAGCAATTTCAGTACTGGCCACCTTTACATTGGTGAATCAGTCATTAGTTAGCATCGTAAGCTTATTACGAATTGTCGTGCTCTTGATTAGCGGGTTTCTAGGGTTGTTTGGTACGATGACAAGTCTGCTTGCACTGGTCCTCTTTATGGTGAATTTACGATCTTTCGGCACTTACTATCTATCCCCCCTATCCCCGCCGCATTTCAAGAAATTTTTCAAGGTTATTTTTAGGATGCCGTGGGGTAAGGGAAAGCTCGCGGATAATACGGGAAATAAAGGAAGAGAACGATCATGAAATCGATCAGATGCATTCTCGTTACCGCTCTACTCTCCATGCTGCTTACAGGTTGTTGGGGAGCAAAGGAAATTGAGCATATGGTCTATGTAAATACATTAGGAGTCGATTATGTAGATAACAAGGTTGTTGTTTATATCCAAATGGTCAACTTTAGTGGTATTGCCAAGAAAGAAGCAGGTCAGAGTCAGGAACAGAAAACTTTCATCGGTAAAGCAGAGGGCGATTCGTTTGATTCAGCGATATTCAATTTGTATGCTACTAGTCCACAAAGAATTGTCTGGAGCAATGTGAAAACCATCGTATTTAGTAATGCAGCACTAAAGAAAGGGAGTGTTGTCAATCAAGTATTAGACGTGTGGGATCGTTATTATGAATTCCGTTATACCGTTTGGACGATGGCGACCCAAGAGCCCATTGAAAAAGTGCTCACTACTCCGTCGATTGCCGATCTATCGGTGATTTATTCGCAGCTTAACAGTCCAATGCGATCCTATGAACAAAGCTCAATTATTGCTCCGCTGTATCTGTATAAGTTTATATGGAAGTGGAAAGAGAAAGCCGAAACGGTACTGTTGCCATATCTTGAAATTTCGCCGGACTGGACCGGTAACAATGAGCCTTCCCCTAACATCAGCATGTCTGGGATTTGTTTTCTGCATAATGAGCATTTTAGGGGCTGCCTGAAATCTAAAGATATTTTAGGGATTCGATGGTTGGAAAAAAAGACGCAAAGAACGCCCCTGGTTATCAAAGAAGAAAATACCGTACTTGCTGTGATCGTCATGAACAAAATTAAATCCTCTATTCATCCAAAGATGAAGCATGGCAAACCTGTTTTCGATATAAAAGTGTCTATGCAAGGCACTTTTCCAGAGTTGATCTCAAACCTTAATAAGAAAGAGCTTGAGCTTAAAGCGTTAAAAGAAATTAATAATCAGATAAAGGAAACTTACTTGAAAGGTTTAGAAATAAATGCTGATGTATATGGGCTCTCAGGTATATTCTATCGCGCGCTTCCGGATGAGTGGAACAAATTGAATGATAAGGGGGAAATACCACTTGATTCAAGCAGCATCGATAACATCGATATCAAGGTAAATTTGGTCAGTGGGGGTATATCTAAAATTGAGTAATTGAATAAGATTTAATTCATTTACCAACTGAGTGTGGATGTTTAATAACACAGAAAAACGCTTCAGTCTAACATGAAGTGCACCCATTAGAATAGACATTGGAATAACCCCTGGGTAAATTCCGATGTAATTCTAATGGGTGCATTTTTTGCCAATGAATAATCTAAGACTCAGAACGAAGTTATTTTTGTCATTTGGCTGTGTTGTTCTAATCCCAATCTTAATTGTAGAGCTGTTCCTCACAAATGAACTACAGAATATAGCAATGGCTAATGCGCTGGAGCAGACTACAGCCTACGTGGATCGCGTGAAGAAACGGACTGGCGAAATGCTCAATATCCCAATTGATATTCTTATCATCTATCGAATGACAGCCGGCTTGAAGAGGTAGCCATCTATCATTATGAGTATGTCTATGATGTGGTGGAAGCTTTACAGGAACTATCCTGTTTCCGAAACTTTATTTGGCTGTACAACGAAGCTTCCAGCATCTGCCTAGACTTTACGAATAGAGAACATAGGGCAGTAGCCGGCATGAATGGAAATCCCCTCCGAAACACATAATATCTTTAAAACTATTACGGGAATCGGCGTTTCGCAGTGGGATACCTTCCCGAACAGAGATGGGGTTTGATGCGATTTGAGAATACTTCTGCTCTCCCTGATGCTGCTCATTCTTAGCGTCGGTCTTGTCATCGCGAATGATCTGCTGGTGGGTTATCCCCTGTACGTGTCGTTCAGAAATATTTGGTTACCTTTCGAATCGATGATACCTGAAGAACTTATCATGTTGTTTCTCCTGCCTCTTTATACGGCACTCCATGCCTATTACAAGAGCAAGAAGAAAAGGGGCCGTTCGCGCTAGCGATCGGCCCCAAATCTTTTTCGCATAAATGCCGTTACGAGCAGAATGCAAGGCAGAATCACACCGAACAGCATCGTCTCTGAATACAATAAAATGTCTCCTTCCTCGATTTGTTCGGGGAAATTTCCGGAAAGCATGATGGAGATGAGCAACATGATGATTCCCGTCGGCTGAACGAGCTTCCGGTAATCCCGAATCCCGAATACATCCGCGATGGACATGACGGCAGCGTAAAAAAAGATGGCCACCTTAAAAAAATCGCCGATGATCAGCGTTAGCACGACAATGAC
This window of the Paenibacillus sp. FSL R10-2734 genome carries:
- a CDS encoding Ger(x)C family spore germination protein, producing the protein MKSIRCILVTALLSMLLTGCWGAKEIEHMVYVNTLGVDYVDNKVVVYIQMVNFSGIAKKEAGQSQEQKTFIGKAEGDSFDSAIFNLYATSPQRIVWSNVKTIVFSNAALKKGSVVNQVLDVWDRYYEFRYTVWTMATQEPIEKVLTTPSIADLSVIYSQLNSPMRSYEQSSIIAPLYLYKFIWKWKEKAETVLLPYLEISPDWTGNNEPSPNISMSGICFLHNEHFRGCLKSKDILGIRWLEKKTQRTPLVIKEENTVLAVIVMNKIKSSIHPKMKHGKPVFDIKVSMQGTFPELISNLNKKELELKALKEINNQIKETYLKGLEINADVYGLSGIFYRALPDEWNKLNDKGEIPLDSSSIDNIDIKVNLVSGGISKIE
- a CDS encoding ABC transporter substrate-binding protein, which translates into the protein MTRKTAKPHVMLMVLTLLISVLAGCSGSSNTNKTADNNEGNKQTSEVSATAAATAEATTQPEDLSPLTLSFFAEDPNPNWNNMKDDISKVITEKTGVTLDAEFAVGDPQQKIALIAAGGDYPDMISAKADIGKLVDAGAVIDLTELIDKYAPNIKRVLGDNLARAKYTNEDQSIYAIPTWAAVDEKKFVAGGGFELQHRVLKEAGYPEIRTVTDYENVIKAYLEKHPTDENGNKNIGVSLNADDWHMYISVTNPAVATTGGSDDGEYYIDQETHEAIYHFRRPEEKEYFRWLNHMNDIGLLDKESFVQKYDQYKAKVATGRVLGLIDQDWDYNDAQQALKTAGKFDQTYGHYPVTLTKEYKETSFWPTGFMGGYGISISTTNPDPVRTIKFLDFLASDEGQILNNWGIEGKHYVVEDGKRVVPADVQDRINNDNTAFTKETGIGFYWNMMVHYGDGAKDASGNYYTKNFPEQLVLGYSDVEKETLAAYNATTWKDLFPKEEEFAEKAYGAAWNIALPGEDEVSILGNKMRDITWKRIPEAILAKPADFDKVWDDYMAALEKAGVEKMEKGYTKYVQDRVALWSTK
- a CDS encoding spore germination protein, whose protein sequence is MKEYEQKDSESFEDVFTRLFGSSSDIKRMTLSLSHSDYAVQLVYCQGLCDEIKVEQSIIPELKNIPEPILLSHEMDLEQKVSFYMIPLPSSEIERSMIDTVLNGNLLLLFTPSNDFYSVKLANPPKREPEEPNTEVSTRGPKDGFTEESFTNIALIRKRLKTELLAVEEFTIGTQTATEVHLLYLRDTIKPHVLNEIKTRLTDIQIKGLVSSTQLEESLTGFSLFPLFSYTGRPDYAANSLLHGKFVLLTNGSPTVIMAPVSFSFLLNTSEDAHMVNVFVAFTRLLRMLGVMLSLFLPGFWIALTTFHQDQIPFTLLATLVNSRQGVPLPAPLEALVMLILFEIFREAGMRLPTAYGQTLSVVGGLIIGQAAISAGIAGPGTIVVIAISVLATFTLVNQSLVSIVSLLRIVVLLISGFLGLFGTMTSLLALVLFMVNLRSFGTYYLSPLSPPHFKKFFKVIFRMPWGKGKLADNTGNKGRERS
- a CDS encoding endospore germination permease, with protein sequence MQSIMIIMLSTGLLNHVIIIPILLDAAKRDAWISVLVAGACALVWIFILHISSTKINKQHLFEWLSKAYHPIVGRILAVAACTYLFVICMLTTRDTIYWVHLTFSPETPILILTFILLLISAINAYLGIHSLANTAGILLPFVIILGFFIMFSNTPHKDYSLLKPILEHGMQPVWNGSMYVGAGFIEVIMLFFLQHHIKSRLSYLSFMLMVLLILGLTMGPLIGAIVEFGPDQADKLRFPAYEEWRLLTIGGYIEHLDFFSVYQWFSGAFLRISLAMFLILDIFQIQSRKVKILVLGSISTATVVFTTIPISDEIFLKMLTSYVLPFSLWGVLVFSVIIAGLIRLAQRKGKVTS